In Mycobacterium sp. ITM-2016-00317, the genomic window ACCCCTTGATCGCCTTTTCCGACCGGCTGTTGAGCATCGGCACCTTGCCCTCGGCGGCGGCGGCGAGCGCGTCGTTGAAGTTGGCGCCGGTGGTCTCGGCGTACACCGCCACACAGGCCTCGGCCCGGTCGCCGATGCCGCGGCGCGGGGTGTTGAGGATGCGCCGCATGCTCACCGCGTCGCCGGGGTTGTCGAGCACCCGCAGGTAGGCGACGATGTCGCGGATCTCGCGGCGCTCGTAGAACCGCACGCCGCCGACGACCTTGTACGGGATGCCTGCCCGGATGAAGACCTCTTCGATGGCGCGGGAGGAGTTGTTGGTGCGGTAGAACACCGCGACGTCGTTGTAGGAGAACCCGGGCACGGAGTCGGCCAGCGCGTCGATCTCCTGGGCGACGAAGCGGGCCTCGTCGTGCTCGTTGTCGGCGACGTAACCGACGATCAGCTCACCCTCGCCGGCGTCGGTCCACAGCCGCTTCTCCCGCCTGCCGACATTGCGGGAGATCACCGAGTTCGCGGCGTTCAGGATCGTCTGGGTGGAGCGGTAGTTCTGTTCCAGCAGGATCGTGGTGGCGTTCGGGTAGTCCCGCTCGAAGTCCTCGATGTTGCGGATGGTGGCGCCGCGGAACGCGTAGATGGACTGGTCGGCGTCACCCACGACGCACAGCTCCGCGGGCGGTACCCCGGCAGCATCGTCGTCCGAGGCGGCCGTTCCGACCAGCTCACGCACCAGCACGTACTGCGCGTGGTTGGTGTCCTGGTACTCGTCGACGAGGATGTGCCGGAACCGCCGCCGGTAGTACTGCGCGATCTGCGGGAACGCCTGCAGCACGGCGACCGTCTCGCCGATCAGGTCGTCGAAGTCCAGCGCGTTGGCCGCGCGCAGCCTGCGCTGGTACTCGGCGTAGACGTCGGCGACGATCCGGGCGAGGTCGTCGGCGGCCTCGGAGGCCTCCGCGGCGGCCTGCTGGGGTCCGATCAGCTCGTTCTTGAGGTTGGAGATGCTGTTGGAGAGCAGCCGCGGCGAGTACTTCTTGGTGTCGAGCCCCATGTCCTTGCCGATCATCAGCAGCAGGCGGCGGGAGTCGTCGGCGTCGTAGATGGAGAAGTTGGAGTTCAGGCCGGGCAGTAGCGAGGCCTGGTTACGCAGGATCCGCACGCAGGTCGAGTGAAACGTCGACACCCACATGTTGCGGGCACGCGGCCCGACCAGCGCGGCCACGCGCTCACGCATCTCCGCGGCGGCCTTGTTGGTGAACGTGATGGCCAGGATCTGTCCGACGCCGACCTCGCGGGCGGCCAGCAGGTAGGCGATGCGGCGGGTCAGCACCGCCGTCTTGCCCGAGCCGGCACCGGCGACGATCAACAGAGGGGTGCCCTCGTGCAGCACCGCCTGGCGCTGCTGGGGATTGAGCCCGTCGAGGAGTTCGTCGGTGCTGGTTTCGGAGAAGAGCGAAGTCATATCGACCCCAAACTTACCGCTGCGCGCCGACATTTTTTCCGCACCACGGGCGATGTGCGCAGTGCGAACACCTCCACGGACCGAACGCACGCACAGTTCTTTGCGCCGCCACCGCCGGTGGTGGCAGACTGTTCCAGTGCTCAACGCGCAGCAGCGATTTTTCTACGGGTACCCGCCAGCGGTGCCCGTGGTCTAGCTGCTTCCCAGAGCCCCGCGGTCCGCTTCCGGATCCGGGGCTCGTCTCTTGTGTGAGGCCCTCGAAGCGGATCGGACCAGGCCAGTGACACAACGAGAATCGGAGAACGACATGACGACGGAAACCTCCCACGTGCCTGACATCGACGAACTGCGCCAGGAGATCGACCGCCTCGACGCGACGATCCTGGAGGCTGTCCAGCGCCGCACCGAGGTGTCGCAGATGATCGGCAAGGCGCGCATGGCCTCCGGTGGCACCCGTCTGGTGCACAGCCGGGAGATGAAGGTCATCGAGCGCTACAGCGTGCTCGGCGAAGAGGGCAAGAACCTCGCCATGCTGCTGCTGCGCCTCGGCCGCGGCCGCCTCGGCTACTGACCCCGGCGAATTCGGCGCGCCTGAGCACCCCTGCTGTCGCATTGCGCGCCGGATTCACTCGGGCTTGAGCGCCTCCACCAGCCACGGCGTCAGCCACTCCACGGCCTCGGGCGTCGGATGCACGCCGTCGCTGCGCACCCGGATACCGTCCACCCGAGTCTGGTAGTAGCCGTTCGGGCTCAGCTTCTTGTTCAGGTCGAGCACGGTGGCGTTCGGTCGCTCGTCGACGACGCTGCGCAACAGCGCATTCCACTGCTGCACCCGCTTGGGCTGGTCCTCCTGGTACAGGCTGCCGTCCGGCTTCTCGGCGCGCCGGTTGTACGGCTCGGTCGTGACGACAACGCGGGCGCCCGTCGAGCCCAGGATGTCCAGCGCGCGGTTGAGCTCGGAGCGCAGATACGCGTCGTAGCCGGGCTCTCCGATATGGGTCCACCGGCCCTCGTTCATCCGGTCGACCACCTCCCAGCGGCCGACGATCAGCAGCGCCACGTCGGGTTTCTCGTGCCCGATGCGCTGGGTCCAGCGGGCAGGCCATGCGTCGCACTCGGGCTTCTGCTGCAGCTCCTGGCCGACGTACTCGTAGGGCCCGCCGCGCGCGATGCCGCAGCCGATCGTGGTGTAGTCCGCGAAGTGCAGGCCCGGGGTGTCCGGCAGGTACCGCATCAGCGTCCAGCCGATCGAGTCGCCGAACACCGCCACCCGCAGGTCCCCGGGAGCGGTCTGCCTGGGCGGCCGGGTCACCTCGACCGGCACCTCGGCGCCGACCAGCGCGGCGATGTCCACCTCCGGGCCCGGCGGCGGTGACACCGGCGAGATCCGCACCGGCAGCACCGTCATCGTCACCACCGCGGCGGTCGCGGCGGTCGCCGCTGCCAGCGGCAGCATCGGCACGAACGCCGGCCGCCACTCCCGGATCGGCTGTTCGATCAGCCACCACGACACCGCCGCGACCGCCAGCGTGGCGGCGCAGCGCAGCGCGAAGAGTTCCCAGCCGGTGGTCCCGGTGCGTTCGCCGTTGAGCACCAGGAAGATCGGCCAGTGCCAGAGGTACACCCCGTAGGAGATCGCGCCGAGGCCGACGAGCGGTCCGGCCGACAGCAGCCGCGCGACGGGACCGTCCTGCGCGAGCGCCACCGGTGCGATGACGAGCACCGCCGCCAGCGCGACCACGGTCAGCAGGCCGCTGCGGAACTCCTCGGCACTGCCGGTCGCCATCCGGGCCGCGCTGACGAGCACCACGAGCCCGACGGCCGGCAGCCACCACGCGGTCCAGCGCGCCCACCGCGACCGGAAGATCACCAGACCGGCGGTCAGCCCGCGCCAGTCCCGGACCAGCAGCGCGGCGGCGGCCGCACCGACGAGCAGTGCCTGCACCCGGGTGTCGGTGCCGAAGTAGACGCGGTTCAGCGTTGCGTCGGAGGACGCGACGATCGCGGCCGTCGCCGACGCGGCGACGCCGGCGGCGGCCAGCACGAACACCGCGGTGCGCACGACGCGCTGCGACAGCGCCACCCCGCGGCGGTACGCGATCGCGCCCAGCCCCGCGATGACGCCCGCGATCAGCAGCGGCCAGAGGACGTAGTACTGCTCCTCGACGGCCAGCGACCAGGTGTGCTGCAGCGGTGACGGCGGCGCGCCCTGCGAGAAGTA contains:
- the pcrA gene encoding DNA helicase PcrA, which encodes MTSLFSETSTDELLDGLNPQQRQAVLHEGTPLLIVAGAGSGKTAVLTRRIAYLLAAREVGVGQILAITFTNKAAAEMRERVAALVGPRARNMWVSTFHSTCVRILRNQASLLPGLNSNFSIYDADDSRRLLLMIGKDMGLDTKKYSPRLLSNSISNLKNELIGPQQAAAEASEAADDLARIVADVYAEYQRRLRAANALDFDDLIGETVAVLQAFPQIAQYYRRRFRHILVDEYQDTNHAQYVLVRELVGTAASDDDAAGVPPAELCVVGDADQSIYAFRGATIRNIEDFERDYPNATTILLEQNYRSTQTILNAANSVISRNVGRREKRLWTDAGEGELIVGYVADNEHDEARFVAQEIDALADSVPGFSYNDVAVFYRTNNSSRAIEEVFIRAGIPYKVVGGVRFYERREIRDIVAYLRVLDNPGDAVSMRRILNTPRRGIGDRAEACVAVYAETTGANFNDALAAAAEGKVPMLNSRSEKAIKGFVDLLDDLRGGLDGELGDLVETVLDRTGYRAELEASTDPQDLARLDNLNELVSVAHEFSIDLANARALADEDGAEAPDEDVPDTGVLAAFLERVSLVADADDIPEHGSGVVTMMTLHTAKGLEFPVVFVTGWEDGMFPHMRALGDPGELSEERRLAYVGITRARQRLYLSRAKVRSSWGQPMLNPESRFLREIPQELIDWRRTEQPSSLSAPVGNAGRYGAPRPSPTRSGAGKRPLVVLEPGDRVTHDKYGLGRVEEVSGVGESAMSLIDFGSAGRVKLMHNHAPISKL
- a CDS encoding chorismate mutase, with protein sequence MTQRESENDMTTETSHVPDIDELRQEIDRLDATILEAVQRRTEVSQMIGKARMASGGTRLVHSREMKVIERYSVLGEEGKNLAMLLLRLGRGRLGY
- a CDS encoding acyltransferase family protein, whose amino-acid sequence is MSAAPIRVGPRRYVGPGQAIPALDGIRAIAVALVLADHGGVPGLSGGFLGVDVFFVLSGFLITSLLLDEVGRTGRVGLKGFWIRRARRLLPALLVMVLAVVALRELFSEESTANLRDDAVAAFFWMSNWVFVAQDTDYFSQGAPPSPLQHTWSLAVEEQYYVLWPLLIAGVIAGLGAIAYRRGVALSQRVVRTAVFVLAAAGVAASATAAIVASSDATLNRVYFGTDTRVQALLVGAAAAALLVRDWRGLTAGLVIFRSRWARWTAWWLPAVGLVVLVSAARMATGSAEEFRSGLLTVVALAAVLVIAPVALAQDGPVARLLSAGPLVGLGAISYGVYLWHWPIFLVLNGERTGTTGWELFALRCAATLAVAAVSWWLIEQPIREWRPAFVPMLPLAAATAATAAVVTMTVLPVRISPVSPPPGPEVDIAALVGAEVPVEVTRPPRQTAPGDLRVAVFGDSIGWTLMRYLPDTPGLHFADYTTIGCGIARGGPYEYVGQELQQKPECDAWPARWTQRIGHEKPDVALLIVGRWEVVDRMNEGRWTHIGEPGYDAYLRSELNRALDILGSTGARVVVTTEPYNRRAEKPDGSLYQEDQPKRVQQWNALLRSVVDERPNATVLDLNKKLSPNGYYQTRVDGIRVRSDGVHPTPEAVEWLTPWLVEALKPE